One Hordeum vulgare subsp. vulgare chromosome 4H, MorexV3_pseudomolecules_assembly, whole genome shotgun sequence DNA window includes the following coding sequences:
- the LOC123447140 gene encoding tryptamine benzoyltransferase 1-like, with translation MEITRSTMVKPAYAVPHPLVGEKVPLTVFDRAALDIFVPTVLAYPAPAPSNEALREGLLKAVAPYPHLAGRLALDDLGRRFLHVNNEGVLLIEATVPADLADVLVDGRMAAGVDDLYPAIPEENIGAALLQIQLNRYKCGGLVVGISCHHHTADGHSMSMFFTAWATAVREGKDFTTPTPFLDRARTAVPRSTPTPVFDHRSLEFTSGDGGDSYAVVPMDRIKNLTLHFTAEFVADLKSLVGTRCSTFQCLLAHVWKKLTAARDLKPEEFTKVRLAVNCRGRADPPVPMDFFGNMVLWAFPRLQVRDMLDSSHGSVVGVIRDAVARIDDEYVQSFVDFGGVADANGEELVATAAAAGTMFCPDAEVDSWLGFRFHQLDFGTGAPSAFVPPDLPFEGLMIFMPSRKANGGVDLFMAVAEEHVAAFEQICYSLD, from the exons ATGGAGATCACGAGGAGCACGATGGTGAAGCCGGCGTACGCCGTGCCGCACCCGCTCGTCGGCGAGAAGGTCCCGCTGACCGTCTTCGACCGCGCCGCCCTGGACATCTTCGTCCCCACCGTGCTCGCCTACCCCGCGCCGGCGCCGTCCAACGAGGCTCTCAGGGAAGGGCTCCTCAAGGCCGTCGCGCCGTACCCTCACCTGGCGGGTCGCCTCGCCCTCGACGACCTCGGCCGGCGCTTCCTCCACGTGAACAACGAGGGCGTGCTCCTGATCGAGGCCACCGTCCCGGCCGACCTAGCGGACGTGCTCGTCGACGGCCGCATGGCCGCTGGCGTCGACGACCTCTACCCGGCGATACCGGAG GAGAACATTGGGGCGGCGCTGCTGCAGATCCAGCTCAACAGGTACAAGTGCGGCGGCCTCGTGGTCGGCATAAGCTGCCACCACCACACCGCCGACGGCCATTCCATGAGCATGTTCTTCACCGCGTGGGCGACGGCGGTCCGCGAGGGTAAGGACTTCACCACGCCGACCCCGTTCCTCGACCGTGCGAGAACCGCGGTGCCTCGAAGCACGCCGACGCCGGTGTTCGACCACCGGTCACTGGAGTTCACTAGTGGAGACGGAGGAGACTCCTATGCCGTCGTCCCCATGGACAGGATCAAGAACCTCACCCTGCACTTCACGGCCGAGTTCGTCGCCGACCTCAAATCCCTCGTTGGCACCCGTTGCAGCACGTTCCAGTGCCTACTAGCGCACGTCTGGAAGAAGCTCACGGCGGCGCGGGACCTGAAGCCGGAGGAGTTCACCAAGGTGAGGCTCGCCGTGAACTGCAGGGGCAGGGCCGACCCTCCTGTGCCCATGGACTTCTTCGGGAACATGGTGCTCTGGGCTTTCCCAAGGCTTCAGGTCCGGGACATGCTGGACTCGAGCCACGGCAGCGTGGTCGGCGTCATCCGCGACGCCGTGGCGCGCATCGACGACGAGTACGTGCAGTCCTTCGTCGACTTCGGCGGAGTGGCGGACGCGAACGGGGAGGAGCTCGTCGCGACGGCGGCCGCTGCCGGCACGATGTTCTGCCCGGACGCGGAGGTGGACAGCTGGCTGGGATTCAGGTTCCATCAGCTCGATTTTGGTACCGGCGCACCGTCCGCTTTCGTGCCGCCGGACCTGCCTTTCGAGGGGCTCATGATCTTCATGCCATCGCGCAAGGCCAACGGCGGCGTCGACCTCTTCATGGCCGTCGCGGAGGAGCACGTCGCGGCGTTCGAGCAGATCTGCTACTCGTTGGATTGA